In Mytilus trossulus isolate FHL-02 unplaced genomic scaffold, PNRI_Mtr1.1.1.hap1 h1tg000363l__unscaffolded, whole genome shotgun sequence, a single genomic region encodes these proteins:
- the LOC134701889 gene encoding uncharacterized protein LOC134701889, producing the protein MGNQLSSCKTTKTKDVLVPKSEISNGGNDEKSIEQKKQTIRLIRPRRRLNCSTTEYVESPFHPKSKPIRFGHLILSDIDRRIQKGLENLKLDREHDGEAFNIPHFLRYYANSLRGMKIYLKYQSSNISENQSERFPESSYLIEHVKYLKVFLICHPAKRGDPFVMIKESQGNHIKKMLRKSRQRELYPRIQIVSGKSYAMFMGKEFMLMLHPPPREACPSDFAEGNGERPIAMGHYTRMLDTNPQVILEWEAYVYHWYNEVTGPPFLVEELMELGYPEVVI; encoded by the exons ATGGGAAATCAACTGTCATCGTGCAAAACGACAAAGACAAAGGATGTGCTTGTACCTAAATCAGAAATTTCAAACGGCGGCAACGATGAAAAATCAATTgaacagaaaaaacaaacaattagaTTAATCAGACCAAGGAGACGATTGAATTGCTCTACTACCGAATATGTTGAGAGTCCATTTCATCCAAAATCAAAACCGATAAGATTCGGCCATTTGATTCTCAGTGATATAGATAGACGGATCCAAAAAGGATTGGAGAATTTAAAGTTAGATCGGGAACATGATGGTGAAGCATTCAACATTCCACATTTCCTTCGATATTATGCCAACAGTCTGCGTGgcatgaaaatatatttaaaatatcaatcatcGAATATTTCGGAAAATCAATCAGAAAGATTTCCAGAGTCGTCATATCTTATCGAACATGTCAAATATCTAAAGGTATTTTTAATTTGTCACCCGGCGAAAAGGGGAGACCCATTCGTCATGATAAAGGAGAGCCAAGGAAATCATATCAAGAAGATGTTACGAAAGTCAAGACAGAGAGAATTGTATCCCAGGATTCAAATCGTCAGTGGGAAATCATACGCTATGTTTATGG gcaAAGAATTTATGCTAATGTTGCATCCTCCACCAAGAGAGGCATGCCCTAGTGATTTTGCAGAAGGTAATGGAGAAAGACCTATAGCGATGGGACATTATACCAGAATGTTGGATACAAACCCACAAGTTATCCTGGAGTGGGAGGCTTACGTATACCACTGGTACAATGAAGTCACCGGACCCCCTTTTTTGGTTGAAGAACTGATGGAGTTAGGTTATCCAGAGGTTGTAATCTAA
- the LOC134701888 gene encoding abscission/NoCut checkpoint regulator-like, whose translation MSCYGCGTSFSLFKKEHGCKNCGFAFCNSCLNKKIAVPKLKNEKHHVCNKCFNILTGKIKPQDDSGRYSPPQAYKKRVAALEEREKGGGSHGSNPHHTKPAGKPEYKHLAKPEREIQERLDKLKEDRIQKEKNSPSQKNIEERLSKLKGENAATAAVSKKTAYHAPDRRTQQDQINDLLDEIGDEIEIDSHRPDPVKDIENRLAGLRGNPESDKPSNGESKKPSNNLNREDSQETVPYTKNIDNTQTTDTRTNDEIPLEEMQRLIAEASKELDVDAHKALEDLQKDKDIMKRLQEVKNKKKEDVNKDTDEKSADEISDSDNENEETLTMNLIKQILEENKLDEAAAKDGVNTSETSSLKEEKNKTSSKDSKKSKEKSKKDDKESKKVLNTEPKRQQVEENNSDVDDDDELPYCVMCTEDASMRCHGCDLDLYCDRCWKESHVQFEMDDHVTSKYIQKKGRT comes from the exons ATGTCGTGTTATGGATGTGGAACTTctttcagtttatttaaaaaagag catggctgtaaaaattgtggatttGCCTTCTGTAATTCCTGTCTAAACAAGAAGATAGCTGTCCCCAAACTGAAGAATGAAAAACACCATGTGTGCAATAAGTGTTTCAACATCTTAACAGG aaaaataaaaccCCAGGATGATTCTGGAAGATATTCTCCTCCTCAGGCATACAAAAA GCGTGTGGCAGCATTAGAAGAGAGAGAAAAGGGTGGAGGCAGTCATGGTAGTAATCCACATCATACAAAACCAGCTGGCAAACCAGAATATAAACACCTGGCAAAACCTGAGAGGGAAATACAGGAGAGATTAGATAAGTTAAAGGAAGATAGAATACAAAAAG aaaaaaacagtcCATCGcaaaaaaatatagaagaaaGACTTTCAAAGTTAAAAGGAGAAAATGCAGCCACAGCAGCAGTTTCTAAAAAAACA gCATACCATGCTCCAGACAGAAGAACACAGCAGGATCAAATTAATGACTTATTGGATGAAATTGGAGATGAAATAGAAATAGATTCACATAGACCTGACCCTGTTAAGGACATTGAAAATAGACTAGCTGGTCTGAGAGGAAATCCAG aATCTGACAAACCAAGTAATGGAGAATCTAAAAAACCAAGTAACAATCTGAACAGGGAAGACTCACAAGAAACAGTGCCATATACAAAGAATATagataacacacaaacaacAGACACACGAACAAATGATGAGATTCCATTAGAAGAAATGCAGAGGTTGATAGCAGAGGCATCAAAAGAGTTAGATGTAGATGCACATAAAGCATTAGAAGATCTACAGAAAGACAAAGATATCATGAAAAGACTACAggaagtgaaaaataaaaagaaagaggATGTGAATAAAg ATACTGATGAAAAAAGTGCCGATGAAATATCTGATAGTGATAATGAGAATGAAGAAACATTGACTATGAATCTCATAAAACAA atattagaagaaaacaaattagaTGAAGCAGCAGCTAAGGATGGGGTAAACACTTCAGAGACAAGCTCTTTgaaggaagaaaaaaataaaacatcttcaaAGGATTCAaagaaaagtaaagaaaaatcaaagaaagacgacAAGGAATCTAAGAAAGTACTGAATACAGAGCCAAAAAGACAACAG GTGGAGGAAAACAATAGTGAtgttgatgatgatgatgagtTGCCATATTGTGTGATGTGTACAGAAGATGCTTCAATGCGTTGCCATGGCTGTGACCTGGACCTATATTGTGACAGATGTTGGAA agAGAGTCATGTCCAGTTTGAAATGGATGATCATGTGACCTCAAAATATATTCAGAAGAAAGGAAGGACTTAG